The sequence CTCGAGGTGTCTTATGCCGCCGCTTGCGATTAATCAGCGCCAGCTTGAAACGCTCAGTCAATTGCTTATTGCCGGCGGTCACCACGAAGTGGCCGATCTGCTTCAAGCATCACTAGATCGACTGATTTCCTTCTGGCCAGCGCAAGCTGGCGCACTGCTGTACGTCTCACCATACGGTGAAACAACGAAGGTGAGTCGTGGCAAACTTGATGCCGATACATTGCTGTTGATTGAACAGGCACGTGACGGCTTTACCCGTCGTGAAGATAGTGGTGAACCGATTGTCGGTTCTTATTCGATTGACGAGAGCCGTGATTTGATAGAGTTGCCGCTCCAGAGTGGTGGGCAGGGGGTTGGTCTGCTCCATTTAGTGGTCAGTCGCAACGATCAGCAAACCGGGAGTCAGCCACCACTTGATGAAGAGCTGTTGGTGTTGCTGGTGCGAGCAATTGGCGGAGAAGCCGATAAGCTGGCAATGCTGCGCCGCGCCGAGCGTGATTTACGTGAACTGCACCTGCTGTACGAGATCGGTCAATCGCTGGCGGGTAACCTTGATTTAACCAGCCTGCTCAACGATATTAAGTTACGGGCGCCGAAAGTGGTTGGTGCTGAACGTTGCTCGATTTTTATCCTTGATGAAGAGAAGAATGAGTTAGTGCTCGAAATTCCTGGCGAGCAGCGTCAATTTCGCATGCCAGCCGATCGCGGCATTGCCGGTTGGGTTGTGACACACGGTGTCGGGCAAATTGTGAACGATGTCGAACACGATCCGCGTTGGTACGATGCGATCAGTCGCGAAGCCGATTTTGTGACCCACTCGATCGTCTGTGTGCCAATGCGGGTGAAGGATCGGGTTATCGGCGCGATGCAGTTGCTGAATAAAGCGGATGGGCAACCGTTTACTGAGCAGGATATGCAACTGCTCACGACCCTGGCAGCCCAGGCTGCGATTGCGATTGAAAATGCTCGTCTCTATCAGCGGCTGAAGGAAGAGCGCGATAGACTGCTGCAAAAAGAGGCTGAAGTTCGGCACGCAATTGCCCGTGATTTGCACGATGGCCCAACGCAGAGCATTGCCGCGATTGCGATGAATATCGAGTTCATTAAGCGTCTCTTTAAGGCAATGCCCGAACGAGTACCTGCTGAGCTGGATACATTGGCGGAGCTGGTCCAGAAAACAACCTACGATATTCGTAACTTACTCTTCGAGTTGCGTCCACTCGGTCTCGAAACGCAGGGGTTGTTGGTAACCCTCCAGCAGTACGTTGAGCGCTGGCGTGACCCTTCAGGGAACGATATGAAGCTGCGGCTCGAAGCACCAGCCCAGGTGCCACGTTTACCACCCGAAATTGAAGCGGCGGCCTTCATTATCTTACAAGAGGCCATCAATAACGCTCGTAAACACGCAAAAACCGATAGTATCACGGTCTATCTATACGTTGAAGAAGATTACTTCGTCGCCAGTGTACGTGATCGAGGGCAAGGCTTTAATGTTGCGGCGGTCGAGAGTGGCTATACAAACCGGGGTTCTCTTGGTTTGCTGAATATGAAAGAGCGGGCGCGCCTGATCGGGGCCGATCTTCGTATTCGTAGCGAGATAGGTAAGGGAACAACGGTTGAATTGCGTATTCCCCTGTCTCAGTCCCGTTGAGAGCTGATGCGGGTTGGTGGATGCTCTTGCCGTTCCGCATCTGAAAGAGCATCGCTCGCCGTTTGAGAATGTGCCTGCAAAACCTTTTCGTCCCTGGTCGCCTTTCTCCCTTCCTTTCACTTTGTGTAGGAGGAACCAAGCCAGGGAGAGGGTAAGAATATTCGGCATGTTCAGCTTCGAGATGACGTCCGAATCCACATGGCTTTCCTGGATGCGCGGTTGAATCCATCGGTTGGCGCATCAGCACGCCATCACGCTCCAGGCCCCTCGTCAGCGAAGATGGGATGGGGGTAAACCCGCCCCTGCCATGCGGTGACGAGCATCATCAGCGAGACAAGATGTTTGTCTGGCAACCATACGTCCTACCTTACCTCAGCCCAGTCTAGTTGAAATGACAGAATCCGTAGCTGACCAACCTGTGGCCCTTGCCGACGTACCAGATCGAGAGCGTCGGGAATAAATCCAGGGCCGGTGATGGTAATGAGGTAATCAGCGCCAGCCGGTTGGGCTGGTAATGGCAGGCAGAACTCTTGCAGGCGTCGATGAGGGCGGAATGTTCCTAACATCGTATCGTGGAGCCAGACCTTGATGGTGGGTGGCGACAGATCAACCGGCCAGTTGGCGGCTGCCCGCAGGCAAAGTTGGTGTTCCTTTCCAGAAGCGGCTGCCGGAAAACGGAG comes from Chloroflexus sp. Y-396-1 and encodes:
- a CDS encoding GAF domain-containing sensor histidine kinase: MPPLAINQRQLETLSQLLIAGGHHEVADLLQASLDRLISFWPAQAGALLYVSPYGETTKVSRGKLDADTLLLIEQARDGFTRREDSGEPIVGSYSIDESRDLIELPLQSGGQGVGLLHLVVSRNDQQTGSQPPLDEELLVLLVRAIGGEADKLAMLRRAERDLRELHLLYEIGQSLAGNLDLTSLLNDIKLRAPKVVGAERCSIFILDEEKNELVLEIPGEQRQFRMPADRGIAGWVVTHGVGQIVNDVEHDPRWYDAISREADFVTHSIVCVPMRVKDRVIGAMQLLNKADGQPFTEQDMQLLTTLAAQAAIAIENARLYQRLKEERDRLLQKEAEVRHAIARDLHDGPTQSIAAIAMNIEFIKRLFKAMPERVPAELDTLAELVQKTTYDIRNLLFELRPLGLETQGLLVTLQQYVERWRDPSGNDMKLRLEAPAQVPRLPPEIEAAAFIILQEAINNARKHAKTDSITVYLYVEEDYFVASVRDRGQGFNVAAVESGYTNRGSLGLLNMKERARLIGADLRIRSEIGKGTTVELRIPLSQSR